In the Brettanomyces nanus chromosome 1, complete sequence genome, GAGAGTCAAGTGTGAAGCCGAATAGGGATGAAATACCTGTTGATTGTGGCCGTTTTGTCACTTTGAGCTCTGGAATTAGAGAGGAGACCGGGGAAATGATGAATGAACATACTAAAAAAGTTGAACCTTACATAGAGCACTGGGTTTCGGTGGATCCACTCAATAGTAAGCCCAATAATATGATTCAATTGGACGATGATAGCACCGATAATGTGAGGTTTAAATCGACCTTGTTTGACATAGAAGTCGAGGAAAAATACGAGGGACGATTCATCAGACTTGGAGCCTGGGCCCAAGGTTTAATTTGGGATAAATCGAATATTGACTGCCCAATTAGTGTTATCAGAAGGCATCAAAACGGCTCCAAATGGATAAcgattcttcaatttggtgACTGTATCAGTAAACTAAAAggattggaagaagagccggtcaaagaaggagttaCTACAATTAAGGATGATGTGAGATGGACTTGCAAAGAATCCAATTAACACCCTAAATAGTATCTATATACCATCTGTGGAATTAAGGTATAAATCCTAAATCATTTCGAACAGACCAGAAGTCATCATTAGGGTAGCTTCCCCAGTTGTTGAGCAGTTCCATACCGTTGCCAGATGACGAGTCAATCACTTGTTCATTGCCGTTACCACTGACCGCACCCTCAACCCCACTCTGTCCACTGGCCCCATTCCCACCATTGCCACCATTGCCACCATTAGTTCCAGAGTTTCCTCCAATAAAGTTCATTCCGACACCAACCTGATTTCCGAAAATGCTTGAATCGGCCCCTGTCTGACTTGGGGCCCTGAAAGGCATCCCCGTATAGCCATCGGTATTTCCAGAAGAGTTCATTAGAAATCCTGGGTTACCATTGCTATTGGCATTGTTCTGCTGCTGGATCATCACCAATCCAGTCTGAGGAATCTGTTGACCAGACTCGCCAGTCCACACCGAAATGTTATTGATCATAGCTGTAGTTCTACCAACAAATGGTAGCAATTCTGGTATAATTGGAGTGTTTGCAATGACTGGAGtgattgaagatgaagaggaggcaGTCGTTGTCGGTGTTGAGGGAGTGTGTTCAACATCGGTGACGGATGAACTCATAGCGTATACAGCATCACTATTGTTTGCGTGCGCCCCATTCAGAGTCTTTTGAGAATGTGCTAACTCCTCTACCGTATTTTCGTTACCACTATTAGCATGGCGTAATGTGTCGGCCGACatcgaagagaaagaggaagcaGTATTTGCTATGGGAGATGCCATGACAGGAGGTATGGAAACGTTCGGCATCGTCGCAGAGGACCCAAAATTCATGCTTCTGACCGACGGAGGCGGAGCGTGAAAATTCGATACTGAAAAAGTGTTGTTCGACTGGCCAAAAGCCGAAGATTGAATGAGGGGCTTGGTTGGAGGTGCAAAGGTAGAGGTTGTCGGCTGGGCCGATGACAAAGAATTACCAATCTGACCATATCTTACTCCGCTTATGGTAGGAGAgtgaataagaagatggCTCAAGCCCCTTGGAATGGCCAAGCGTGTAAGGTGCCCCGTCCGCTTAGttctctcttcatcctcttgGGTctctgctgctgttttCTGTGTAAAACGAGAATCAAGCTGATAATGCTGCAAAGGCTGCCTGTATACAGCAGGGGGCATTCCGGGTTCACTATAATTCAAAATCTCTGAAGAGTTTGGTCCACAACGAAGTATTAAATTGTCAACGGTAGCATGCATCAACTCGTCAAATGAATCTCTAAAACTTAGAGCAAATTTCGTTCTCTCAGCCATCACATAAAGAGATATTGAGCAAGCCCTGAGATCGTCAATGCCCGAGAATAGCGCTGCAGAAACCAATGGACGCGTGTGCTTCTTGTCATCTCCCAGTaacttcctcttcataTCATCCctgtttctttccaacCATAAGCAGTATATGAGTGTAACACCAGACGTGAATGTGGTGTGAATGTTCAATATGCTATGGCCACTAACAGTTTTCTGATGAAATGTTTTGATTGCTTGGCAAATCTGTCCTGCGGCAGCCTGGCATtccttgaaaagtttatCATCAGGATCCAGAAGTTCCAAAAACGGCTGAATCAAATTTCTTACGGCACGATAGTAATATACGGATAGTGTCTCAGTTTCCTTATCGGATTGGAAACCCTGACATTCTTTACGCCACTCTTGTAACCGCTGAAAGTAGATCTGGACTTTCGGCAGCTGGGTACGTGTGGCTATGGAAGCTGAACTTAGAATattcaaatcttcaacaaaGTGAGCTTCCATGCGACGAATCTTGATGACCTGATTAATAAACTTAGTACCAATAGTAGAATGAGGCGTAGGCTTGGAGCTTTCGGAGTCAAAAGAGGGTAATGATTTATCAATTTTGCTTTCCTTTAGTGTAAATGGCTTTGCAACAGCAATTGACACAGATCTTTCCAGGATATAAGCACACCAGAAGCATCGTAGATGACGTTCACGAAGAGTTGATGAGACATTGCAATACGATTTTTGTTTATGTAAGCTGAGCCGCATGCAAAGTTTCATGGCATCTGTGATTATCATATAAAGGCAATTAGAATCCTTGTCCGTCCTATTGATGAGCAAACAGAGTAAAACGAGTAGCTCGATTTTTTTGAGTGGCTCTAAATTCTGGCAAAACACTATATGTCTTAGTGCACTCGAAAAGAACCTATAGGGAGCAGGACCTCTGTATCTTCCAGTTGCACGATATAATATGGCCGATATTGCAAAGATAAGAAGCATGCGTGCGGCACGAAAGTGGTAATCAACATGGTTGGAAAATACTTTCCGCTCGAAATAATCGTGATGAAACTGCTTGACTTCTTGCTCGCTGAGTAGGGGAAACTTATACTGCAGCATAGCGAAATAGATATCAATAAGTTGTCTGGACAATTCCTGATCGAGATCAAATACCGGATCATAGCGTAGAAAATTGGTTAAATGGTATGAAGCCACTGAAGACTTTTTGACACGATCCGCATTGTCAGCCATAAAATATGTGTATGGTTTGTTTAAAGCATGATCAAACTGGTCGTAAGGAAGGTAAGAACGAGCTGTATTTTTGGAGATGTCCAATAAATCACCGATTTTTCTATACTTTAAAATTCTGCTGGAATCAAAGGGAGTCGACGTCTCTGATCTGTCCAGCACAGCTGATGGCAAAGAAGCAACATTTTTCACGTTGGCATTGATAGTGTCTACACGATGATTGTTCTCGTGCGTGTCTATCTGTCTGACGGAACTACTTGTAATACCACTACTACTAGTAATTCGATTATCTTGCTGCTCTAGCTGAtatattttctttgttGTCTCATCTAACAAGCTCTCCAACTGCTTGACCTTTTTCTCCAGGAGAGCTGTATAATCGTCCTTCACATGCGATCGATAATTTTCACCGTATCGCGGAGGTTGAACACATTTGACATGAGCCCTAATACAGTTGGTGCAACTTGGGAACCGTTGATCACatttctgttttcttttctggCAGAGGTAGcaagaagttgatcttCCCTTTTTGTCCTTGATAGTTGGAGCCTGCGTTTTAGAGCTCTTGGGATTCTTCTTAGCTCTATCATTCATCCCAGCTTTCACTGGGGGATGCATCGGAAGATCAGCATCTGTAGCATCTGCTATCTGTCGCGGGACATAAGAATTATCATCCGATCCTCCTAAATTGGAGTTCATTTCTGTGTGTAAGCGAGTAGATAAACAGAGCCAACCTTGAGAATAGCACGCAATGAAATTAAATCTAATATATAAAATTTGGTGTGTCTTGGAAGTCAAAACCGTCCCGTCTCGAGCGTCGCACTTGTGGCACTTTACTTTGCTTcgtctcttttttctttcagaaaC is a window encoding:
- a CDS encoding uncharacterized protein (EggNog:ENOG41), with protein sequence MEMNSNLGGSDDNSYVPRQIADATDADLPMHPPVKAGMNDRAKKNPKSSKTQAPTIKDKKGRSTSCYLCQKRKQKCDQRFPSCTNCIRAHVKCVQPPRYGENYRSHVKDDYTALLEKKVKQLESLLDETTKKIYQLEQQDNRITSSSGITSSSVRQIDTHENNHRVDTINANVKNVASLPSAVLDRSETSTPFDSSRILKYRKIGDLLDISKNTARSYLPYDQFDHALNKPYTYFMADNADRVKKSSVASYHLTNFLRYDPVFDLDQELSRQLIDIYFAMLQYKFPLLSEQEVKQFHHDYFERKVFSNHVDYHFRAARMLLIFAISAILYRATGRYRGPAPYRFFSSALRHIVFCQNLEPLKKIELLVLLCLLINRTDKDSNCLYMIITDAMKLCMRLSLHKQKSYCNVSSTLRERHLRCFWCAYILERSVSIAVAKPFTLKESKIDKSLPSFDSESSKPTPHSTIGTKFINQVIKIRRMEAHFVEDLNILSSASIATRTQLPKVQIYFQRLQEWRKECQGFQSDKETETLSVYYYRAVRNLIQPFLELLDPDDKLFKECQAAAGQICQAIKTFHQKTVSGHSILNIHTTFTSGVTLIYCLWLERNRDDMKRKLLGDDKKHTRPLVSAALFSGIDDLRACSISLYVMAERTKFALSFRDSFDELMHATVDNLILRCGPNSSEILNYSEPGMPPAVYRQPLQHYQLDSRFTQKTAAETQEDEERTKRTGHLTRLAIPRGLSHLLIHSPTISGVRYGQIGNSLSSAQPTTSTFAPPTKPLIQSSAFGQSNNTFSVSNFHAPPPSVRSMNFGSSATMPNVSIPPVMASPIANTASSFSSMSADTLRHANSGNENTVEELAHSQKTLNGAHANNSDAVYAMSSSVTDVEHTPSTPTTTASSSSSITPVIANTPIIPELLPFVGRTTAMINNISVWTGESGQQIPQTGLVMIQQQNNANSNGNPGFLMNSSGNTDGYTGMPFRAPSQTGADSSIFGNQVGVGMNFIGGNSGTNGGNGGNGGNGASGQSGVEGAVSGNGNEQVIDSSSGNGMELLNNWGSYPNDDFWSVRNDLGFIP
- a CDS encoding uncharacterized protein (EggNog:ENOG41); the encoded protein is MSASIRLSIFWPNSEPEQLPERTDTLVLTTSSGRYIDIRSYKQNSLDSHPELKSFPFDWAFAGDERVLSKNPTKIEFTHQFFDSSYILRLSSYLRRESSVKPNRDEIPVDCGRFVTLSSGIREETGEMMNEHTKKVEPYIEHWVSVDPLNSKPNNMIQLDDDSTDNVRFKSTLFDIEVEEKYEGRFIRLGAWAQGLIWDKSNIDCPISVIRRHQNGSKWITILQFGDCISKLKGLEEEPVKEGVTTIKDDVRWTCKESN